From a single Photobacterium gaetbulicola Gung47 genomic region:
- a CDS encoding hypothetical protein (COG3558) yields MDRFVSIAALIHHLRAEKPEVDPEHLITLVALGAQSAKLLHLLKASGQPLGTIPSVRLQQELSLYGQQRFDSLAEELTLKRLLPLIHPHSTTSPYWLTPWAMQSLHTHPDWLFLMYYFEYSWYAINDGHLILDSLWQWHQTRALTLICYQLLMDSGQWDAIYGNAVEIIAIDHKRKRCLVMSQSPIERNQLGYHHEWRPLDHRYLERLCHGT; encoded by the coding sequence ATGGATAGGTTCGTAAGTATAGCCGCCCTGATTCACCACCTCAGGGCAGAGAAACCAGAAGTGGATCCTGAGCACCTCATCACCTTGGTTGCCCTCGGGGCCCAGTCAGCAAAATTACTGCACTTGCTCAAAGCCAGTGGACAACCATTGGGGACGATTCCGTCTGTTAGATTGCAGCAGGAATTAAGCCTGTATGGCCAACAGCGTTTTGATAGTCTAGCTGAGGAGCTAACACTCAAACGTCTGCTGCCCCTGATACATCCGCACAGCACAACCTCACCTTACTGGCTCACACCTTGGGCAATGCAGTCTCTCCATACCCATCCTGACTGGCTTTTTCTCATGTATTACTTCGAGTACTCATGGTATGCCATCAACGACGGCCACCTCATACTGGACAGTCTCTGGCAATGGCACCAGACGAGAGCCCTTACGCTCATCTGCTACCAACTATTGATGGATTCAGGGCAGTGGGATGCCATCTATGGCAACGCCGTAGAAATCATCGCAATAGATCATAAAAGAAAAAGGTGCCTTGTGATGAGCCAGTCACCAATTGAACGTAACCAACTTGGATACCATCATGAGTGGCGACCGTTAGACCACCGGTATCTAGAACGGCTATGCCATGGTACATGA
- a CDS encoding phosphomannomutase (COG1109): MNLTCFKAYDIRGQIGEELNEDVFYRVGRAFATYTGAKKVAVGGDIRLTSESFKRALSLGLTESGCDVIDLGMTGTEEVYFAVRHLELDGGIEITASHNPIDYNGMKIVVEDAKPMSNDSGLLAVKALAEKNLFEELPNSKHGKVHKVSNRNAYVDHLLNYIDLNSLRPMKVVVNAGNGAAGPTLDAIDTELKKHDVPIEFIRVNHEPDGQFPNGIPNPLLPENRSDTRQAVLDNKADFGIAWDGDFDRCFLFDEKGEFIEGYYIVGLLAEAFLTQSSEVETIIHDPRLYWNTESIVEKCGGVSVQSKTGHAFIKERMRAENAIYGGEMSAHHYFRDFGYCDSGMIPWLLVTELLSIKQKTLSDVVADSIKKFPSSGEINIKLDNPAEAISIIKQKYTQFATHIENVDGLSMTFDTWRFNLRSSNTEPVVRLNVESKDDIKLMEKQTKELLSLLQ; this comes from the coding sequence ATGAATTTAACATGTTTTAAAGCCTACGATATTCGTGGACAAATTGGTGAGGAACTTAACGAAGATGTTTTTTATCGCGTAGGAAGAGCCTTTGCTACTTACACAGGTGCTAAAAAAGTTGCCGTTGGAGGCGATATTCGACTAACTAGCGAGTCATTTAAACGTGCTCTATCTCTTGGCCTAACAGAGTCAGGATGTGATGTTATCGACCTTGGTATGACGGGCACTGAAGAAGTTTATTTCGCCGTACGTCACTTGGAGCTCGATGGCGGAATTGAAATCACAGCAAGCCACAATCCCATTGACTACAACGGTATGAAAATCGTTGTTGAAGATGCAAAACCAATGAGCAACGATAGCGGTCTTCTCGCAGTGAAAGCATTAGCGGAAAAAAACCTGTTTGAAGAACTACCGAACTCAAAACACGGCAAAGTTCACAAAGTCAGCAATCGAAACGCATACGTTGACCACCTATTGAACTACATAGATCTAAACAGTCTTCGTCCAATGAAAGTTGTTGTTAATGCCGGAAACGGGGCGGCAGGTCCTACACTAGACGCCATTGACACAGAACTCAAAAAACACGATGTACCGATTGAATTCATTCGCGTCAATCACGAGCCTGATGGTCAGTTCCCAAATGGTATCCCAAATCCTTTGCTGCCGGAAAATCGCAGTGACACCCGGCAAGCCGTTCTAGATAACAAGGCTGACTTTGGTATCGCATGGGATGGTGATTTTGATCGCTGTTTCCTCTTTGACGAAAAAGGAGAGTTTATTGAAGGGTACTACATTGTTGGCTTGCTTGCAGAAGCATTTCTAACTCAAAGCTCTGAGGTGGAAACGATTATTCATGATCCTCGTCTGTATTGGAATACTGAAAGTATTGTAGAAAAATGTGGCGGTGTTTCCGTTCAATCTAAAACGGGGCACGCCTTCATAAAAGAACGCATGCGAGCTGAAAATGCTATTTACGGTGGCGAAATGAGTGCTCATCATTATTTCCGTGACTTTGGATATTGTGATAGTGGTATGATTCCTTGGCTCTTGGTCACTGAACTACTATCAATAAAGCAAAAAACACTCTCAGATGTAGTCGCCGATAGTATCAAGAAATTCCCTTCTTCTGGTGAAATAAACATAAAACTTGATAACCCTGCTGAAGCAATTAGCATTATCAAACAAAAATACACTCAATTTGCAACTCACATAGAAAATGTGGATGGCCTAAGTATGACGTTCGATACATGGCGATTTAATCTTCGTAGCTCCAATACAGAACCCGTAGTGCGCCTAAATGTAGAATCAAAAGATGATATCAAGCTTATGGAAAAGCAAACGAAAGAACTTTTGTCTTTATTACAGTAA
- a CDS encoding putative protein-tyrosine-phosphatase (COG0394), with the protein MFNKILVVCVGNICRSPSGEYLLKHHLPNKHIASAGVGALVGKPADKTAAEVALEHGVSLEGHVAQQLTSELCRDYDLILVMEKGHIEAVTNIAPEARGKTMLFGQWIGQKDIPDPYRQSREAFDFAYELIDESAKAWAKKL; encoded by the coding sequence ATGTTTAATAAAATTCTGGTGGTGTGCGTAGGCAACATCTGCCGTTCGCCGTCGGGTGAATACCTTTTGAAGCACCATCTGCCAAACAAGCACATTGCCTCGGCAGGTGTTGGTGCGCTGGTGGGTAAACCGGCTGACAAAACCGCTGCTGAAGTCGCGCTTGAGCACGGTGTTAGTCTGGAAGGGCACGTAGCACAGCAACTGACCAGCGAGCTTTGCCGCGATTACGATTTGATTTTGGTGATGGAAAAAGGCCATATCGAAGCGGTGACTAACATCGCGCCGGAAGCGCGTGGTAAAACCATGCTGTTCGGTCAGTGGATTGGTCAAAAAGACATTCCTGACCCATACCGCCAGAGCCGCGAAGCGTTCGACTTTGCCTATGAGCTGATTGATGAGTCAGCCAAAGCGTGGGCGAAGAAGCTGTAG
- a CDS encoding inner membrane ABC transporter (COG3839), which produces MAKVILNDVCKTYDKTQTIHDVKLDIESGEFLVLVGPSGCGKSTLLRMIAGLEDVSSGRVHIDARDVTDVNASEREISMVFQSYALYPHMTVKENLAFGLKNIKMPTAEIESRISEAADILQLSELLNRRPQNLSGGQRQRVAIGRSIVQNPKVFLFDEPLSNLDAALRVQMRQELSKLHSKLKSTMIYVTHDQVEAMTLADRIVILRAGKIEQIGTPLEVYNQPANTFVAEFMGAPKINLLTAVAEKSSEGFDLVFEGQSRLSIAGSLSHLPPDNKVTLGIRPEHISIKAPSNEKTAMQATVTYSELLGDSTIVYLNYAGQEIRVKLASQEQLSVGDIFDLEIDSKYLNCFVNNMRVDIQ; this is translated from the coding sequence ATGGCAAAAGTCATACTTAACGATGTTTGCAAGACATACGATAAAACACAAACAATTCACGACGTTAAACTAGATATTGAAAGTGGTGAATTTCTTGTACTTGTTGGCCCGTCAGGGTGTGGTAAGTCAACCTTACTACGAATGATTGCTGGCCTTGAAGATGTTTCATCAGGTAGAGTGCATATTGATGCTAGAGATGTCACTGATGTCAACGCATCAGAACGTGAAATTTCAATGGTATTTCAATCATATGCGCTATACCCCCATATGACTGTCAAAGAAAATTTAGCGTTCGGTCTAAAAAATATCAAAATGCCGACAGCGGAAATTGAGTCAAGAATTAGCGAGGCTGCTGACATATTACAGCTTTCTGAGCTATTAAATCGTAGACCTCAGAACTTGTCCGGAGGCCAACGCCAACGTGTTGCAATTGGTCGCTCCATCGTTCAAAACCCCAAAGTATTCCTGTTTGACGAGCCGTTATCAAACTTAGATGCGGCCCTTAGAGTGCAGATGAGGCAAGAGCTAAGCAAACTGCATAGTAAGCTCAAGAGTACAATGATTTATGTTACTCATGATCAAGTCGAGGCAATGACGCTTGCAGATAGAATCGTCATACTGCGCGCTGGAAAAATTGAACAAATTGGAACACCTTTAGAGGTCTATAATCAACCTGCGAATACTTTTGTCGCCGAGTTTATGGGAGCACCCAAAATCAATCTCCTAACGGCAGTAGCAGAAAAATCTTCTGAAGGCTTTGACTTGGTATTTGAAGGTCAATCTCGTCTGTCTATAGCAGGGTCACTTAGCCACCTCCCCCCAGACAATAAAGTAACGTTAGGTATTCGACCTGAGCATATATCCATCAAAGCTCCATCAAATGAAAAAACGGCAATGCAAGCCACTGTGACTTATTCCGAGTTGCTTGGAGACTCTACCATCGTATATCTAAACTATGCAGGTCAAGAAATTCGAGTCAAGCTTGCATCACAAGAGCAGCTATCAGTAGGAGATATATTCGATCTTGAAATTGATAGTAAATACTTGAACTGTTTTGTTAATAACATGCGAGTTGATATTCAATAA
- a CDS encoding phage integrase (COG0582), which produces MANIRIRPNGIIQYDLCVFGVRFRETSGMPATPSNIKKAKAVLKRLNAELALGSFDYKDFFPHSKKVEKFELLVRARNPAIAEPYFDTYTEAWLERNSHQWKNSYLKGVHSILNNYLLPAFKNILIDAITLKDVQTLRSQLCALTNKDGKRKLSNKRINIIFVPLISILHSAADEFGFPYPLDRLQPLREEPSDPNPMTQEEVQRFMAAVPSRWYDYYLIRFHTGMRSCEVHGLKKDCVDFNHGLIRVRRNWVAGELTTVKTPKSNRDIIMTPTVEAALRRAVEASPSDFVFTNPNGAPLDTRYINRKVWYPTLKKVGLPKRRGYETRHTAAVLHLAAHENPLYVSRLLGHSSTQMLYEVYAPYVINAARKDGSAFDAMMARGK; this is translated from the coding sequence ATGGCCAATATCCGTATTCGCCCCAACGGGATCATCCAATATGATCTCTGTGTCTTTGGTGTCCGCTTCCGTGAAACCTCAGGCATGCCTGCTACCCCGTCCAATATCAAGAAAGCCAAAGCCGTTCTCAAGCGCCTCAATGCAGAGCTGGCGCTGGGCAGTTTTGATTACAAGGACTTCTTCCCCCACAGCAAGAAAGTCGAAAAGTTTGAGTTATTAGTCAGAGCGCGAAACCCGGCAATCGCCGAGCCTTACTTTGATACGTACACCGAAGCATGGCTAGAGCGAAATAGCCACCAATGGAAAAACAGCTACCTCAAAGGTGTACACAGTATCCTGAACAACTATTTGCTGCCCGCTTTCAAAAACATATTGATCGATGCCATTACCCTCAAGGATGTGCAGACCCTGCGCAGCCAGCTTTGTGCCCTGACGAACAAAGATGGCAAACGAAAGCTCAGCAACAAGCGGATCAATATCATTTTTGTGCCGCTTATCAGCATCTTGCACAGCGCGGCAGATGAGTTTGGTTTTCCCTACCCGCTCGATCGCCTGCAGCCTCTGCGTGAAGAGCCAAGCGATCCCAACCCCATGACCCAGGAGGAGGTTCAGCGCTTTATGGCCGCAGTCCCCTCTCGGTGGTATGACTATTACCTGATACGTTTCCATACCGGTATGCGCAGCTGTGAGGTACACGGGTTGAAAAAAGACTGTGTGGACTTCAATCACGGCCTCATCCGCGTACGACGAAATTGGGTGGCGGGAGAGCTCACGACGGTCAAAACCCCGAAATCAAACCGGGACATCATCATGACGCCCACCGTTGAGGCTGCACTCAGACGAGCCGTCGAAGCAAGCCCGTCTGATTTTGTCTTCACGAACCCTAATGGCGCGCCACTCGATACCCGCTATATCAACCGGAAAGTCTGGTATCCCACGTTGAAAAAAGTGGGCCTGCCCAAAAGGCGGGGATACGAAACGCGCCATACCGCCGCCGTCCTTCACCTTGCGGCGCACGAAAACCCGCTTTATGTCTCTCGTCTGCTAGGCCATAGCTCGACCCAGATGCTCTACGAGGTGTATGCCCCGTATGTCATTAATGCAGCAAGGAAAGACGGCAGTGCATTTGATGCCATGATGGCAAGGGGGAAGTGA
- a CDS encoding ROK family protein (COG1940) gives MLVGLDIGGTKIEGVALNNTDHNITARYRVATDKSSYDCFLNSVSNVIEKLKAHGDIDSLGIGCCGSVGLDGLMQGANIAVLNGRNFLEDLRNLFDHPVHIANDADCFALSEFSTGAAKHTNNSCVALIIGTGCGAGIILNGGLVTGLNNLGGELGHNPLPHFQPNQDGQVFTCYCGSKNCIESFVSGTGYSRTFSEKYFSASCEEIMQLYRDGNKQAIDHFELYCDQLARVCGSIVNMVDPEVIVLGGGMSNVNEIYPRVNAKLIQYTFSKQVRTQIVKNQNGDSSGVIGAALLPLKNM, from the coding sequence ATGTTAGTTGGACTAGATATTGGTGGAACCAAGATCGAAGGTGTAGCCCTCAATAACACAGATCATAATATTACAGCACGATACCGTGTAGCTACTGATAAATCCAGTTACGATTGCTTCTTAAACTCAGTCTCCAATGTGATTGAGAAGCTTAAAGCCCATGGAGATATAGACTCTCTTGGGATAGGATGCTGTGGTTCCGTTGGGTTGGATGGACTAATGCAAGGTGCAAACATTGCGGTATTAAATGGCCGGAATTTTTTAGAGGATCTTAGAAACCTTTTCGACCATCCAGTACATATTGCAAATGATGCCGACTGCTTTGCCCTTTCTGAGTTCAGCACTGGCGCAGCAAAGCATACAAATAATTCATGCGTTGCCCTCATCATTGGAACAGGTTGTGGCGCAGGCATTATACTTAATGGTGGACTAGTCACTGGTTTAAACAACTTAGGTGGCGAACTAGGGCATAACCCATTACCACATTTTCAACCAAACCAAGATGGGCAAGTCTTCACTTGTTATTGTGGCTCAAAAAATTGTATTGAATCTTTTGTCTCTGGCACTGGATATTCTAGGACATTCTCTGAGAAATACTTTAGTGCAAGCTGTGAAGAGATCATGCAACTATATCGAGACGGAAACAAGCAAGCAATTGATCACTTTGAACTATACTGCGATCAACTCGCTCGTGTATGTGGCTCCATCGTAAACATGGTCGACCCTGAGGTCATCGTACTTGGAGGGGGGATGTCAAATGTCAATGAAATATACCCCCGAGTGAATGCGAAGCTTATTCAGTATACATTCTCTAAGCAAGTGCGAACTCAGATTGTTAAGAACCAAAATGGTGATTCTTCCGGAGTGATTGGTGCCGCTTTACTACCATTAAAAAATATGTGA
- a CDS encoding hypothetical protein (COG4166): MKKVTSSFFALSLLTAPGSACYASNLDQTDPVADLIQSSTAYFQQECHLYSPEKNVPSNCNYYVLNLAEISVDERRAFTSELLGLGVDSKYVLVTKPSDINKRAIYLLDVLDPEYIASSLETELNKRSLSKRSVSQDSGNVMEFIVHRRFNVERQEKGNVTLKYKIRYYSKSPFYARSGDKDKYVEIILAEGSGVDMGLADSWSDIYRRWDHNSNTNYVYKEYLDAIDVGIKINDSAKLSSGQIYLNDLYPRIQDQVESKIEKETTTSIKVGLGFSPKIPIKDIEYSFSDKYSITNKKQFGLVAKTNKDGYNIKYVNNKYGSAVDPEHGFCDLGTADGWCWDYDERRGNPWNFDKLKQNNSLAVSGLRPDFIAKIAAKEGTGGTSDIVVKTTVDSLALFGHNRWIIGRRYASGSQLWNNSDSNSNWKTGRDFEKLTYSDQFTVTVDWNSPWFLGADAVTIKSTYLSQQNAQCLTVVGNSSLQFKDCVDGSKSQSFIYDQEKRYRSVANINQCLETANGQLTLSSDCRDDFARNTQIWYWQEPNGFANDVLYTVNHDRTINAIDASTSVPGVLVLGDSEDKPDSVLYTSRFTDFSTIKP, from the coding sequence ATGAAAAAAGTTACAAGCTCTTTCTTCGCCTTAAGTTTGCTGACGGCACCCGGTTCCGCTTGTTATGCATCTAACCTTGATCAAACCGACCCTGTGGCGGATCTGATTCAGTCATCTACCGCCTACTTCCAACAAGAATGCCACCTGTACAGCCCAGAAAAAAACGTTCCGTCAAACTGTAATTACTACGTCTTAAATCTGGCTGAAATAAGCGTTGATGAGAGAAGAGCGTTCACTTCTGAGCTGTTAGGGCTTGGTGTAGACAGTAAATATGTGCTGGTTACAAAGCCTAGCGATATTAATAAGCGGGCTATCTATCTTCTTGATGTACTTGACCCTGAATATATCGCATCCAGCCTGGAAACAGAGCTCAATAAGCGAAGCCTGAGTAAAAGGTCTGTCTCTCAGGACAGCGGCAACGTAATGGAGTTTATCGTCCACAGACGCTTCAATGTCGAAAGACAGGAGAAAGGAAACGTCACGCTGAAATACAAAATTCGCTATTACAGCAAATCCCCTTTCTACGCACGCTCTGGCGATAAAGACAAGTATGTTGAGATCATCCTGGCAGAGGGTTCCGGTGTCGATATGGGATTGGCCGACAGCTGGTCTGATATTTACCGCCGCTGGGATCACAACAGCAACACCAACTATGTCTATAAAGAGTACCTGGACGCTATCGATGTCGGCATCAAGATTAACGACAGCGCGAAACTCTCTTCCGGCCAGATTTACCTAAATGATCTCTACCCGAGAATCCAGGACCAGGTCGAGTCCAAAATCGAAAAAGAAACCACTACCAGCATTAAAGTCGGCCTGGGATTTTCTCCCAAGATCCCAATCAAAGATATTGAGTACTCTTTCAGCGATAAATACAGCATCACCAATAAGAAGCAGTTTGGGCTGGTCGCGAAAACCAATAAAGATGGCTACAACATCAAATATGTGAACAACAAATATGGTTCAGCTGTCGACCCGGAACACGGCTTCTGTGATTTGGGTACCGCTGATGGCTGGTGCTGGGACTACGATGAGCGCCGTGGTAACCCGTGGAACTTTGACAAGCTGAAGCAAAACAACTCGCTGGCAGTCAGCGGCCTGCGGCCTGATTTTATCGCCAAAATTGCGGCAAAAGAAGGAACCGGCGGCACGTCTGACATCGTGGTCAAAACCACGGTAGACAGCCTGGCGCTGTTTGGTCATAACCGCTGGATCATTGGCCGCCGCTACGCATCCGGCAGCCAGCTGTGGAACAACTCCGACAGCAACTCAAACTGGAAGACCGGCCGTGACTTTGAAAAACTGACATACTCTGATCAGTTTACCGTGACGGTCGACTGGAACAGCCCCTGGTTCCTGGGGGCTGACGCGGTTACAATCAAATCGACTTACCTAAGCCAGCAGAATGCGCAGTGTCTGACTGTTGTCGGCAACAGCAGCCTGCAGTTTAAAGACTGTGTTGATGGCTCGAAGTCTCAGTCGTTCATCTACGATCAGGAGAAGAGATATCGCAGCGTTGCCAATATCAACCAGTGTCTGGAAACCGCAAATGGCCAGTTAACACTAAGCTCAGACTGCAGAGATGACTTCGCGCGAAACACCCAGATCTGGTACTGGCAGGAGCCAAATGGCTTTGCCAATGATGTTCTCTATACCGTAAACCATGACCGGACAATCAATGCGATAGACGCATCAACCTCAGTGCCTGGCGTGCTTGTTCTCGGTGATTCAGAAGACAAGCCGGACAGCGTGCTATACACCAGCCGCTTTACGGACTTCAGTACCATTAAACCTTAA
- a CDS encoding putative phage integrase, which translates to MLNTDDVMAWSKQRGPVTYNDEDLHWIVNNWPELRSAQKRELQEADFNSIRSALKSIPTGQQRLRNNALTDIQHYLVKQCQWRLPPEQQDSLNDADNVRFHAIMQYSHIAEGLADKHHNHLIQLLDEGHEPTIAMVAMTLLMETAPMPLALLCQALTTPETVEKSPPYTLNLLINTFNDAEQRVRYQLSPMSAKLLSTFFCYPETLTIKQLMNELQSYLSASPLYLDKLSKYSFSHLCRCHWYLKTNRFFTEDMATPEMQWAIPTERYQQMKDQQSPITFQEQKSLPPNKAHQPHNSKEANQASDFTKLRRHLITEHAKNNYQPANELLQADSISWPVNNIAPALMALYTAHLIKYGGVREPNLANRSIRNYTSYNVKLLQYPLPLDACWDDERIQAWANALYGQSQDKELFNFLKFVAQHPVGDGLDIDELTPPAKPKIVDPNLVNADELDTILKSLDIQHFYDPLKWLFCRVAVSLSFHGCLRRGEILRLRICDVHLIDGDKKLWRLDIRKTKEGNTKSKKPRYIFITLPSGEHYFLKQLLKLKQSQPCDEPLIGYLGESISARAQHYLLPITRVIKSVCGSSARFHHLRHGGVTVLFQQGYRLVCHNPKTHGKAYTQALFDQQTIANRFSYWLEEQELEYLNSDWLQFEITRMIGHQYFATTRLSYLHGHDWLYGLSLPPEVTLTKQTLRILFSLPKQSGDLSRRLKALGAKSISNQRVTINRDKLLIATQSGYFQSLPNSDSRLESTIAKPFSILNQKITTGNSIWSRWLMGQLSDEAKEDDKRWLVISHAAEVLGEEVRNSRIPSIKGIKWMKIWLRQYFNQEEQRFDIPATSRVGQQFKTLFSIPILSLLKPTLTLEVKPPKDFTALQCKIGQYFSISPEIKNKPNGQPLLFVDLKAKKATIDTIIHILQGLKY; encoded by the coding sequence ATGCTAAATACCGATGATGTCATGGCCTGGAGCAAACAAAGAGGCCCCGTTACATACAACGATGAAGATCTTCATTGGATAGTGAACAACTGGCCTGAACTAAGAAGTGCCCAGAAGCGAGAATTACAGGAAGCGGACTTTAACAGTATCCGTTCAGCTTTGAAAAGCATTCCTACTGGTCAACAAAGATTACGTAATAACGCTCTCACCGATATACAACACTATCTAGTCAAACAATGCCAGTGGCGGCTTCCACCAGAGCAGCAAGACAGCCTCAATGACGCCGATAACGTGCGATTTCATGCCATCATGCAATATAGCCATATCGCAGAAGGCCTTGCAGATAAGCATCACAATCACTTAATTCAACTTCTGGATGAAGGTCATGAACCAACAATAGCAATGGTGGCTATGACGCTGTTGATGGAAACAGCACCAATGCCTCTGGCATTACTGTGCCAAGCGCTAACCACACCTGAAACGGTTGAGAAATCCCCACCCTACACACTGAACTTACTGATAAACACCTTCAATGATGCTGAACAGAGAGTTCGATACCAACTCTCACCGATGAGTGCAAAGCTGCTATCAACTTTTTTTTGCTACCCTGAAACGCTGACAATCAAACAGTTGATGAATGAGTTACAGAGCTACCTCAGCGCATCTCCTTTGTATTTAGACAAATTATCCAAGTACTCATTTTCTCACTTATGCCGGTGCCATTGGTACTTGAAGACTAACCGCTTCTTCACAGAGGACATGGCAACACCCGAGATGCAATGGGCAATACCAACCGAGCGCTATCAACAAATGAAGGATCAGCAATCACCAATTACCTTCCAAGAGCAAAAGTCATTGCCTCCAAACAAAGCTCACCAACCGCACAATAGCAAAGAGGCTAATCAAGCATCTGATTTCACCAAGCTTCGCAGGCACTTAATCACTGAGCATGCTAAAAATAATTATCAGCCCGCCAATGAGCTTCTTCAAGCTGACAGTATTAGCTGGCCAGTTAATAATATCGCGCCGGCATTGATGGCCCTCTATACGGCACATTTGATCAAATACGGGGGAGTCAGGGAGCCTAACCTCGCGAATCGATCAATACGAAATTACACCTCGTATAATGTCAAGTTACTCCAATACCCACTTCCACTCGACGCGTGCTGGGATGATGAGCGAATTCAGGCTTGGGCTAACGCGCTGTATGGTCAAAGTCAGGACAAGGAGCTTTTTAACTTTTTGAAGTTTGTTGCCCAACACCCCGTCGGTGACGGTTTGGATATTGATGAGCTGACACCGCCGGCCAAACCGAAAATTGTTGATCCAAACCTTGTCAATGCCGATGAGCTCGACACGATACTGAAATCTTTGGATATCCAGCATTTTTATGACCCCCTGAAATGGCTGTTTTGCAGAGTTGCTGTGTCATTGAGCTTTCATGGATGTCTGAGAAGAGGAGAGATACTTCGACTGCGGATTTGCGATGTTCACCTGATCGATGGTGACAAAAAACTATGGCGATTGGATATAAGAAAGACTAAGGAAGGCAATACCAAAAGTAAAAAACCTCGGTATATTTTCATCACTCTTCCCTCGGGAGAGCATTACTTCTTAAAACAACTACTGAAGCTGAAGCAATCGCAGCCCTGTGATGAGCCACTAATCGGCTATCTCGGTGAATCAATCAGTGCACGAGCCCAGCACTACCTCCTACCTATAACCCGGGTTATTAAGTCCGTCTGCGGCTCATCCGCCCGTTTTCATCATCTACGGCACGGCGGTGTAACTGTTTTATTTCAGCAGGGCTATAGGCTTGTTTGTCATAACCCTAAAACACATGGGAAGGCGTATACCCAAGCTCTATTCGACCAGCAGACCATTGCCAACCGATTCTCCTATTGGCTTGAAGAACAGGAACTTGAGTATCTAAATTCCGACTGGCTGCAGTTTGAAATCACAAGGATGATTGGCCATCAATACTTTGCAACAACACGACTGAGTTACTTACACGGGCATGATTGGTTATATGGCCTTTCCTTACCACCTGAAGTGACACTGACTAAGCAAACTCTGCGGATATTATTCAGCTTACCCAAGCAATCCGGCGATCTATCAAGAAGGCTCAAAGCTCTAGGAGCCAAGTCTATTAGCAACCAGAGAGTGACGATCAACCGGGACAAATTACTCATTGCTACCCAATCAGGGTATTTCCAGTCGCTCCCCAATAGCGACTCTAGGCTTGAATCGACAATAGCAAAGCCTTTCAGCATTCTGAATCAAAAAATAACGACAGGTAACAGTATTTGGTCTAGATGGTTAATGGGCCAGTTATCTGATGAGGCCAAAGAAGATGACAAGAGATGGTTGGTAATATCGCACGCAGCGGAGGTACTTGGAGAGGAGGTAAGAAACTCGCGCATCCCATCTATAAAGGGAATTAAATGGATGAAGATATGGCTTCGTCAGTACTTCAATCAAGAAGAGCAACGCTTCGATATTCCTGCAACATCGCGAGTCGGGCAGCAATTCAAAACTTTATTTAGTATTCCGATACTCTCTTTGCTAAAGCCAACACTCACTCTTGAAGTCAAGCCCCCCAAAGACTTTACGGCACTTCAATGCAAGATAGGGCAGTACTTCTCAATATCTCCAGAGATAAAAAATAAACCCAATGGTCAGCCACTATTATTCGTCGATTTAAAAGCGAAAAAAGCAACCATTGATACGATTATTCATATCTTACAAGGGCTCAAATATTGA